The Saprospiraceae bacterium genome includes a window with the following:
- the amt gene encoding ammonium transporter has translation MTESTFITNNLWILIATTMVFIMHLGFATLEAGLAQQKNTVNILFKNVIIVCIGLLTYYAVGFNLMYPGSDYAGGIFGFSGFGLTLPEGAAGLQEYASGKYTYYTDFIFQAMFAATCATIVSGAVAERIKLMPFLVFVFLFVSISYPITGMWKWGGGWLNELGFIDFAGSSLVHSVGGWGALAGIMVLGARKGKYTEKGIRPIPGHNMPLATIGAMLLWFGWFGFNGGSVLSADPGAVSLVFVTTCLGAASGAIGTFVVSYVKFKSLDHSMVLNGLLGGLVGITAGADGFTPGGAIIVGLIAGAIIPFAVVFFDKLKLDDPVGATSVHLVCGIWGTLAVGIFGTGSFVTQLIGVAAIGAFTFVFAFVLFFVINKTAGLRVDDDMERRGLDVTEHEMSAYQNIERGNFALATSEIL, from the coding sequence ATGACAGAATCAACATTTATTACAAATAACTTATGGATACTGATAGCCACTACGATGGTTTTCATTATGCATTTAGGATTTGCCACTTTAGAGGCCGGATTGGCTCAGCAAAAAAACACTGTAAATATTTTATTTAAAAATGTTATCATCGTTTGTATTGGCCTATTGACATATTATGCGGTAGGATTTAATTTAATGTACCCTGGCAGCGATTATGCCGGAGGAATATTTGGCTTCTCTGGATTTGGCCTTACCCTTCCTGAAGGGGCAGCCGGTCTCCAGGAGTATGCATCAGGAAAATACACTTATTATACAGACTTTATATTTCAGGCAATGTTTGCTGCTACTTGCGCCACCATCGTTTCAGGTGCTGTAGCAGAACGGATCAAATTAATGCCATTTCTGGTGTTTGTTTTTTTATTTGTTTCCATCTCGTACCCGATCACCGGAATGTGGAAGTGGGGAGGCGGATGGCTCAATGAGCTAGGATTTATAGATTTTGCAGGTTCATCATTGGTACACAGTGTTGGTGGTTGGGGTGCATTGGCAGGGATAATGGTTCTAGGAGCCCGGAAAGGAAAATATACAGAAAAAGGAATCAGACCCATACCTGGCCACAATATGCCTCTAGCTACCATAGGTGCTATGTTGCTTTGGTTTGGATGGTTTGGATTTAATGGCGGTTCAGTACTATCAGCCGATCCGGGAGCAGTATCTTTGGTCTTTGTTACGACATGTCTTGGTGCGGCTTCGGGTGCCATCGGAACATTTGTAGTATCTTATGTTAAATTTAAATCTCTTGACCACTCGATGGTTTTAAATGGTCTTCTTGGTGGTTTAGTTGGTATTACAGCTGGAGCTGATGGGTTTACCCCAGGAGGAGCTATAATAGTAGGCCTAATTGCAGGTGCCATTATTCCATTTGCAGTTGTTTTCTTTGACAAACTTAAACTTGATGATCCTGTAGGTGCTACTTCCGTTCATCTTGTTTGTGGCATTTGGGGCACGCTGGCTGTGGGCATATTTGGTACGGGAAGTTTTGTCACTCAACTTATTGGAGTAGCTGCCATTGGTGCTTTCACTTTTGTATTTGCTTTTGTTCTTTTCTTTGTTATCAATAAAACAGCAGGACTGAGAGTGGATGACGATATGGAAAGAAGAGGCCTTGATGTGACAGAGCACGAAATGAGCGCCTACCAAAATATTGAAAGAGGAAATTTTGCACTTGCAACATCAGAAATATTATAA
- a CDS encoding P-II family nitrogen regulator, with amino-acid sequence MKKLEAIVRSSKFETVKNELAKIGINFFTFFEVKGYGRQASEHVVYRGAEYDIGYIARIKIELIAEDANVKKIAETIRNAANTGEIGDGKIFITPIEEIISIRTGNINESAL; translated from the coding sequence ATGAAGAAATTAGAAGCAATTGTCAGATCTTCAAAATTTGAAACTGTAAAAAATGAGCTCGCAAAAATAGGGATCAATTTTTTTACATTTTTTGAAGTAAAAGGATATGGAAGACAAGCCTCAGAGCACGTAGTGTACAGAGGCGCAGAATATGATATAGGTTATATCGCCAGGATAAAAATCGAATTGATCGCGGAAGATGCAAACGTCAAAAAGATCGCTGAAACTATAAGAAATGCTGCCAATACCGGAGAAATCGGAGATGGAAAAATATTTATCACTCCCATAGAAGAAATTATATCTATCCGAACCGGAAACATCAATGAATCGGCTCTTTAA
- a CDS encoding methylglyoxal synthase translates to MLRIGLIAHDGKKPEMVSFVVAHKHFLQNAKIYATGTTGGHIAKEGFDVECLLSGPKGGDAQIAALLATGGIDVVIFFRDPLDKHPHEPDVQMLMRLCDVHNIPLATNPAAAYYILRGYEAELTK, encoded by the coding sequence ATGCTTAGGATAGGATTGATAGCTCATGATGGGAAAAAACCTGAGATGGTTTCCTTCGTTGTAGCTCATAAACACTTTCTCCAGAATGCAAAAATTTATGCGACAGGCACCACCGGAGGTCATATAGCCAAGGAAGGATTTGATGTTGAATGTTTGCTTTCAGGTCCGAAAGGTGGTGATGCTCAGATTGCTGCATTGTTGGCTACAGGAGGAATAGATGTTGTCATTTTTTTTAGAGACCCCTTGGACAAACATCCACATGAGCCCGATGTACAGATGCTGATGAGATTGTGTGACGTGCACAACATTCCTTTGGCCACCAATCCTGCTGCTGCATATTACATCCTGAGAGGTTACGAAGCTGAGCTAACAAAATAA
- a CDS encoding nucleotidyltransferase, with the protein MKPTLLVLAAGMGSRYGKLKQMDAFGPNGETIIDYSLYDAINAGFGKVVFIIREFFKEEFVNYFQHKLDGRIEVEFVTQELYKVPEGSAYNQEREKPWGTAHAVWVAKDVIHEPFGVINADDYYGVDSFHQLAGFLKDSVQSSNKDYTVIGYYLRNTLSEHGTVNRGVCTVDPDNNLVDIQECVKIKRHDDCIIKYPENDDFKFLSENTLVSMNMWGFMPSYFDYCSDSFTRFLQKNGEKLTSEFYIPTLIDELIKNNVLNVKVIDTESDWFGVTYQEDKPFVMEKIQELIAKGVYPEKLWT; encoded by the coding sequence ATGAAACCTACTTTATTGGTACTGGCAGCTGGGATGGGCAGTCGGTATGGAAAACTAAAACAAATGGATGCATTCGGACCAAATGGAGAGACAATCATCGATTACTCTTTGTATGATGCTATCAATGCTGGGTTTGGAAAGGTTGTCTTCATCATAAGGGAGTTTTTTAAAGAAGAATTTGTAAATTATTTCCAGCATAAACTGGATGGCAGGATAGAGGTAGAATTTGTGACACAAGAATTGTACAAGGTGCCGGAAGGGTCTGCTTACAATCAAGAAAGAGAAAAGCCCTGGGGAACTGCTCATGCGGTATGGGTCGCAAAAGATGTCATCCACGAACCTTTTGGGGTGATCAATGCCGATGATTACTATGGAGTAGATTCTTTTCATCAGCTGGCAGGATTTTTGAAAGACAGTGTTCAGAGTTCTAATAAAGATTATACTGTAATAGGGTATTACCTCAGAAATACTTTATCGGAACACGGTACGGTCAATAGGGGAGTTTGCACAGTAGATCCGGATAACAATCTGGTAGATATTCAGGAGTGCGTAAAAATCAAAAGACATGATGACTGTATCATTAAGTATCCTGAAAATGATGATTTCAAATTTTTGTCTGAAAACACTTTGGTTTCTATGAATATGTGGGGATTTATGCCTTCATATTTTGATTATTGTTCAGATTCTTTCACTCGTTTTCTTCAGAAGAATGGCGAAAAACTAACATCTGAGTTTTACATTCCTACTTTGATAGATGAATTAATAAAAAATAACGTATTGAATGTCAAGGTCATCGATACGGAATCTGATTGGTTTGGAGTAACCTATCAGGAAGATAAGCCTTTTGTCATGGAAAAAATCCAGGAACTGATAGCCAAAGGTGTATACCCTGAAAAACTTTGGACATGA
- a CDS encoding VWA domain-containing protein: protein MIGWQFSDFQADDNDDPFERLFKIFKDLLVHTSGDVSEALAWLTELDKHYKLTDKNYGIADFIKDLEEKGYISQGGKANFADHHPTAKMELALRRQALDDIFDQLKKSKQGNHTTKLTGQGDEITSELRPFVFGDTPENIALSETIKNAQINHGIEDFKLTEDDLQIHETYYKSQTSTVLMIDISHSMILYGEDRITPAKKVAMALSELIISRYPKDTLDIIVFGDDAWAIEIKDLPYLQVGPYHTNTVAGLELAMEILRKRKNPNKQIMMITDGKPTCIKKGKQYYKNSFGLDRKILTRTLGLAASCRKINIPITTFMIARDPYLVNFVDQFTKANNGKAFYSSLEGLGEFIFMDYKQKRRKN, encoded by the coding sequence ATGATAGGATGGCAATTCAGTGATTTTCAAGCAGATGATAATGATGATCCTTTTGAAAGATTATTTAAAATCTTCAAAGATCTTTTGGTACATACTTCAGGAGATGTATCAGAAGCATTGGCATGGTTGACTGAACTTGACAAGCACTACAAGCTTACAGATAAAAACTATGGTATTGCAGATTTTATAAAGGATCTGGAAGAAAAAGGTTATATATCTCAAGGAGGAAAAGCTAATTTTGCTGACCATCATCCTACTGCTAAAATGGAATTGGCACTACGCAGACAAGCCTTGGATGATATATTTGATCAGCTTAAAAAATCAAAACAAGGAAATCATACTACTAAGCTCACAGGACAAGGAGATGAGATTACTTCAGAGCTCAGACCATTTGTATTTGGTGATACTCCTGAAAATATTGCACTATCTGAAACAATAAAAAATGCCCAAATCAATCATGGGATCGAAGATTTCAAATTGACAGAAGACGATTTACAAATCCATGAGACATACTACAAAAGCCAGACAAGTACTGTACTCATGATTGATATATCCCACTCTATGATACTATATGGGGAGGATAGAATCACACCAGCCAAAAAAGTGGCGATGGCACTCTCAGAGTTGATCATCTCCAGGTATCCGAAAGACACACTCGACATCATTGTATTCGGAGATGATGCCTGGGCTATTGAAATCAAAGATCTACCTTATCTTCAGGTGGGACCATATCATACCAACACAGTGGCCGGTCTGGAACTGGCTATGGAAATCCTCAGAAAACGAAAAAATCCAAATAAGCAGATCATGATGATCACGGATGGAAAACCGACATGCATCAAAAAAGGAAAACAATACTATAAAAACAGCTTTGGTCTTGATCGAAAAATACTCACACGCACATTGGGCCTGGCTGCGAGCTGCAGGAAAATAAATATTCCCATAACCACATTTATGATTGCACGAGATCCATATCTGGTCAATTTTGTGGATCAGTTTACCAAAGCCAATAACGGAAAAGCTTTCTATTCTTCCCTCGAAGGACTTGGTGAGTTTATTTTTATGGACTACAAACAAAAGCGAAGGAAAAACTGA
- a CDS encoding OmpA family protein translates to MDDHEGKTTTATGRLSEPKLIVITNTESSQVNNPSKPDGKIAISVNGGTSPYQFYWSNNQKTKNINGLSAGLYTITVTDKNGCSNKGDFLVKREKYIPDLEISKVTVGQKLRINELNFKADSSNITSENYDILDEVYMFLNANKSVIVEIGGHTNTIPPHEYCDQLSSARAKGIADYLIKRGIDIKRVSSKGYGKREPLTDSESLQGRQRNQRVEIKILQI, encoded by the coding sequence GTGGATGATCATGAAGGCAAGACAACTACTGCGACAGGAAGACTTTCAGAACCAAAGTTAATTGTTATTACAAATACAGAAAGTTCACAAGTCAATAATCCTTCGAAACCGGATGGAAAAATTGCCATTAGTGTAAATGGTGGAACGAGCCCCTATCAATTCTATTGGTCCAACAATCAGAAAACAAAAAATATAAATGGACTATCTGCCGGACTATACACTATTACTGTAACAGATAAAAATGGTTGCTCCAACAAGGGTGATTTCTTGGTGAAAAGAGAAAAATACATTCCTGATCTGGAAATCTCTAAGGTAACAGTGGGTCAAAAACTAAGGATCAATGAACTAAACTTTAAGGCCGATTCTTCCAACATCACAAGTGAAAACTATGATATTCTTGACGAAGTATATATGTTTCTCAATGCAAATAAATCCGTAATTGTAGAAATAGGCGGGCACACCAACACAATACCACCTCATGAATATTGCGATCAGCTGTCTTCGGCAAGAGCCAAAGGAATAGCTGATTACCTCATAAAAAGAGGGATTGATATAAAAAGGGTCAGCTCCAAAGGATATGGCAAAAGGGAACCGCTGACCGATAGCGAGTCACTTCAGGGAAGGCAAAGAAATCAAAGGGTTGAAATCAAAATTCTTCAAATATAA
- a CDS encoding endonuclease/exonuclease/phosphatase family protein, with product MKILILIAGCTLVLFNPFYAQDAGKYKIVSIGFYNLENLFDTVDDTLINDEEFLPEGARSWTTERYQEKLTNMAYVISQIGLPDVAAGLSVLGVSEIENRKVLEDLVMQPAIKNRNYQIVHYDSPDGRGVDVGLLYNPSHFTPVYSRPIPLINYSEGQVQKTRDVLYVKGVLDSDTLHILVNHWPSRSGGEARTAPYRNNGAKLCRKIVDSLFVHDSESRVLIMGDLNDDPTNESIKSHLRAVSNIKDIRKSGLFNPYEDYFRRGQGSNAYRDAWSLFDQIILSRGFTGKKSFGYQYFKANIFNKKFLVQPSGQYKGYPLRTFAGDTYQGGYSDHFPAYIYLTKEFK from the coding sequence ATGAAAATCCTTATTTTAATAGCAGGCTGCACATTGGTTCTTTTTAATCCTTTTTATGCCCAGGATGCCGGCAAATATAAAATAGTGAGTATTGGCTTTTACAATCTTGAAAACCTCTTTGATACAGTGGATGATACCTTGATCAATGATGAAGAGTTTTTGCCCGAAGGTGCAAGGTCATGGACTACAGAAAGATATCAGGAAAAACTTACAAACATGGCTTATGTGATATCACAGATAGGGTTGCCGGATGTTGCCGCAGGTTTGTCTGTATTAGGAGTATCAGAAATAGAAAATCGTAAAGTGCTTGAGGATTTAGTCATGCAGCCAGCCATCAAAAACAGAAATTATCAAATTGTCCATTATGATTCTCCCGATGGACGCGGAGTGGATGTAGGTTTGCTTTATAATCCGTCACATTTCACGCCGGTTTATAGCCGCCCTATACCTCTCATTAATTACAGTGAAGGTCAGGTTCAAAAAACAAGAGATGTGCTATATGTGAAAGGTGTTTTAGATTCTGATACATTGCATATTTTGGTCAATCATTGGCCCTCAAGAAGTGGCGGTGAAGCAAGGACTGCCCCATACAGAAATAATGGTGCAAAACTTTGCAGAAAAATTGTGGATTCTCTATTTGTTCATGATTCCGAATCCAGAGTTTTGATTATGGGGGACCTCAATGATGATCCCACCAATGAGAGTATCAAATCACACCTCAGAGCCGTCTCAAATATCAAAGACATCAGAAAATCGGGCTTATTTAATCCATATGAAGACTATTTTCGCAGAGGTCAGGGATCCAATGCTTACAGAGATGCCTGGAGTTTGTTTGATCAAATCATTCTCAGCCGTGGATTTACAGGCAAAAAGTCTTTCGGTTATCAATACTTCAAAGCTAATATATTTAATAAAAAATTTCTGGTGCAGCCTTCAGGACAATATAAAGGCTACCCATTACGGACTTTCGCAGGTGATACTTATCAGGGCGGATATAGTGACCACTTTCCTGCTTATATATACCTGACAAAAGAATTCAAATGA
- a CDS encoding family 10 glycosylhydrolase: MKFILLSLVFIISLQDSIAQPKREMRAVWIAHVNNIDFPSSANLTESQQKSQFISILDDFAKNNINAAIVQIRTNCDASYPSELEPWSAFWAGKQGTGPGYDPLKFMIEECHKRNIEFHAWFNPYRAAPSLSTFAADNHIRKRQPQWIMSYNGLQLLDPAIPEVREFVTQVILDVVQKYDIDAVHFDDYFYPYPVTRVTLNDEASFSVYNRGFTNRADWRRDNINLLIKMMSENIKKVKPWVKFGISPFGIWKNKSASQPDASDTKGLEAFHSIYADSKKWIQEGWVDYLAPQVYWSIGFSIANFGVLVPWWAENKGNYNRHLYIGHAAYRINSGGTDPNWAKPSEMPQQINFTRNVTGVNGSIFYNTTSFRNNLLGFNDSLQSNQYKTKAFVPTMPWIDSVPPAIVTGLKIEKISNGYELKWDAQPNNQSELDKVKYYAIYRSPEVNPPLSHDNSHLIAVLRHDAIQFADQFVPDGKYLYSVTAFDRLHNESVPASISSTIPSKTKDLLQKIVEISPPYPNPFSDVISVKYYMKSPSEVKIHLYDNTGKIVAELDNTYSQIGWHELSYDGKHLLPGIYYVVLTASDGHTTKKVIKSGF; encoded by the coding sequence ATGAAATTTATTCTTCTATCTCTTGTTTTTATAATTTCATTGCAAGATTCAATTGCTCAACCAAAAAGAGAAATGCGGGCCGTTTGGATAGCCCATGTCAACAACATTGATTTTCCGTCGTCAGCAAATTTGACAGAAAGCCAACAAAAATCTCAGTTCATATCGATTCTGGATGACTTTGCCAAAAACAACATCAATGCGGCCATCGTTCAGATCAGAACAAACTGTGATGCCTCATACCCAAGCGAACTTGAACCATGGTCTGCTTTCTGGGCAGGCAAACAGGGAACTGGCCCAGGATACGATCCATTAAAATTTATGATAGAGGAATGCCACAAAAGGAATATTGAATTTCATGCATGGTTCAACCCATACAGAGCAGCTCCATCACTTTCTACCTTTGCAGCAGATAATCATATACGCAAAAGACAACCACAATGGATTATGTCTTACAATGGTCTTCAATTGCTTGACCCGGCCATACCAGAAGTAAGAGAATTTGTAACTCAGGTCATTCTGGATGTGGTTCAGAAGTACGATATTGATGCTGTACATTTTGATGACTACTTTTATCCATATCCTGTTACACGTGTTACTTTGAATGATGAAGCTTCATTTTCTGTATATAATCGTGGATTTACCAATAGAGCGGACTGGCGAAGAGACAATATCAACCTGCTGATCAAAATGATGAGTGAAAATATTAAAAAAGTGAAGCCTTGGGTAAAGTTTGGAATTTCACCATTTGGTATTTGGAAGAATAAATCAGCAAGTCAACCTGATGCATCGGATACAAAAGGACTTGAAGCTTTTCATAGTATATATGCTGACTCCAAAAAATGGATTCAGGAAGGATGGGTGGATTATCTTGCTCCGCAAGTATATTGGTCCATCGGATTTTCGATAGCCAATTTTGGTGTTCTTGTGCCATGGTGGGCTGAAAATAAAGGTAACTACAACAGACATTTGTATATCGGGCATGCCGCGTACAGGATCAACAGCGGAGGGACAGACCCAAACTGGGCTAAACCTTCAGAAATGCCACAACAAATCAATTTTACCCGCAATGTCACCGGTGTAAATGGTTCCATCTTTTACAATACTACATCATTTAGAAATAATTTGCTGGGATTTAATGATTCTCTACAAAGCAACCAATATAAAACAAAAGCATTTGTCCCAACCATGCCATGGATAGATTCTGTTCCACCAGCTATAGTTACAGGTCTTAAGATCGAAAAAATAAGTAATGGTTACGAATTGAAATGGGATGCCCAACCAAACAATCAATCTGAATTGGACAAGGTGAAATATTATGCTATTTATAGAAGTCCCGAAGTCAACCCTCCCTTAAGCCATGACAATTCACATCTTATAGCTGTGTTAAGGCATGACGCAATCCAGTTTGCAGATCAATTCGTACCTGATGGCAAATACTTATATAGCGTTACAGCTTTTGACCGATTGCACAATGAAAGTGTTCCGGCAAGTATATCATCTACCATCCCGTCAAAGACCAAAGATCTGTTACAAAAAATTGTAGAAATCTCCCCACCCTATCCTAACCCATTTTCAGATGTGATCAGTGTAAAATATTATATGAAGTCACCTTCTGAAGTGAAAATACATTTGTATGATAATACAGGAAAAATCGTGGCTGAATTGGACAATACCTACTCTCAGATTGGATGGCATGAGTTATCGTATGACGGAAAACACTTGTTACCAGGCATATATTACGTAGTATTAACTGCTTCTGATGGGCACACAACTAAAAAAGTGATCAAATCAGGGTTTTAG
- a CDS encoding trypsin-like peptidase domain-containing protein — protein MKIDRRYFFYQLSLTLTVTFCLIALYHFGVVKNISSEDEVRKQAKMVAEHEWVFSDKMDRIFRSSHPSDFISAAEASRKAVVFIKSIIRPDEIVLQNYSSTGSGVLISSDGYIVTNQHVIHSASKIEVTLNDNRTYMAKLIGADKNTDLALLKIEVENADFLSFGNSDSLRIGEWVLAVGNPFRLQSSVTAGIVSAKARSINLLENQGIESFIQTDAAFNPGSSGGALVSTAGLLVGVSTAIMSESGRYEGFSFAIPANLARKVVADLKEFGTVQRGWLGVDIENIDNKMAEEMSLSEVSGVLISHVTKDGGAYEAGIRPNDVIISVNNVKINNTSEFMEILGQYRPGEKLQIIYIRSKDKKTAFPILRNQLNTTDLIGIAADGAFKELGIEVRELDSYEKAIFTPGGVKVISIRNGSIVANTKMEPDYIITKINNVKISGMSQFRKILEDFKGKSVILEGFYPKFPGEYPYTFVVP, from the coding sequence TTGAAGATAGACAGAAGATATTTTTTTTATCAACTTAGTTTGACGCTGACGGTTACTTTTTGTCTTATTGCTTTATATCATTTTGGAGTGGTAAAAAATATCTCATCTGAGGATGAAGTAAGAAAGCAAGCGAAAATGGTGGCGGAGCATGAATGGGTATTTTCTGACAAAATGGACCGGATTTTCAGATCATCTCACCCTTCAGATTTTATCTCTGCTGCGGAGGCAAGCAGGAAAGCGGTGGTTTTTATTAAGTCCATCATTCGTCCGGATGAAATTGTGTTGCAAAACTATTCCAGTACGGGATCGGGAGTCCTTATAAGCTCCGATGGTTACATTGTCACAAACCAGCATGTTATCCATTCAGCTTCAAAGATCGAAGTGACCCTTAATGATAACAGGACATACATGGCAAAACTTATTGGTGCAGATAAAAATACTGACCTTGCCTTATTAAAAATAGAAGTGGAAAATGCAGACTTTTTATCTTTTGGTAATTCTGATTCGTTACGGATAGGAGAGTGGGTGCTGGCAGTAGGTAATCCTTTCAGACTTCAATCATCAGTTACCGCCGGTATTGTAAGCGCAAAAGCCAGAAGTATCAATCTGCTTGAAAATCAAGGTATAGAATCTTTCATACAAACTGATGCAGCTTTTAATCCGGGTAGCAGCGGTGGTGCTCTTGTGAGTACGGCTGGCCTGCTGGTTGGGGTTTCTACTGCTATTATGAGTGAATCCGGAAGATATGAAGGTTTTTCTTTTGCAATTCCAGCCAACCTTGCCAGGAAAGTAGTGGCTGACCTCAAAGAATTTGGCACTGTACAAAGAGGTTGGTTGGGTGTGGATATCGAAAATATTGATAATAAAATGGCCGAAGAAATGAGCTTGAGTGAAGTTTCCGGGGTTTTGATATCACATGTGACCAAGGATGGTGGTGCTTATGAGGCAGGTATTCGTCCCAATGATGTCATCATCAGTGTCAATAATGTTAAAATAAACAATACTTCTGAATTTATGGAAATTTTGGGTCAATACAGGCCGGGAGAAAAACTTCAAATCATCTATATCAGGAGTAAAGATAAAAAAACTGCTTTTCCTATTTTGAGAAATCAACTAAATACTACCGATCTTATTGGAATTGCTGCTGATGGAGCTTTTAAGGAACTTGGGATTGAAGTCAGAGAATTGGACAGTTATGAAAAAGCGATATTCACGCCTGGCGGTGTAAAAGTAATAAGTATCAGGAACGGAAGTATCGTGGCAAACACAAAAATGGAACCGGACTACATCATCACCAAAATAAATAATGTAAAGATTTCCGGTATGTCACAATTTAGAAAAATATTAGAAGATTTCAAAGGTAAATCCGTCATTTTAGAGGGTTTTTATCCCAAATTTCCAGGAGAGTACCCTTATACTTTTGTAGTACCTTAG
- a CDS encoding diaminopimelate epimerase, translated as MKLHFHKYQGTGNDFIMVDQRNQQYLRHDDHKKIRQLCDRRFGIGADGLILLENAADTDFRMIYYNADGRQGSMCGNGGRCILAFAHALGVFRKESTFSAIDGDHQGKIDERAIVSLHMQDVNHIQRFDNDTYELNTGSPHYVTFCNEIPTNIALEGAKIRYNETYKKEGINVNFSKIIDTAITVATYERGVEDETYSCGTGVTAVALSFSLKQNLHGKNIIQITTKGGHLKVEFERILDNQFTNIWLSGPAEKVYEGEILL; from the coding sequence ATGAAATTGCATTTTCATAAATATCAGGGTACCGGTAATGATTTTATCATGGTGGATCAGAGAAATCAACAATATCTTCGTCATGATGATCATAAAAAAATCAGGCAGCTTTGTGACAGAAGGTTTGGAATAGGTGCAGATGGACTTATTCTACTTGAAAATGCTGCGGATACTGACTTCAGGATGATTTATTATAATGCAGATGGCAGACAAGGCTCCATGTGTGGTAATGGAGGCAGGTGTATATTAGCTTTTGCACATGCTTTGGGAGTTTTCAGAAAAGAATCTACATTTTCTGCTATAGATGGTGATCACCAAGGTAAAATAGATGAACGTGCTATAGTGAGCCTCCATATGCAAGATGTAAACCATATACAAAGATTTGACAATGATACTTATGAACTCAATACCGGTTCACCCCATTATGTGACTTTTTGTAATGAAATACCAACAAACATTGCGCTGGAAGGTGCCAAAATCAGGTACAATGAGACATATAAAAAAGAAGGCATCAACGTAAATTTTTCAAAAATCATCGATACTGCCATCACAGTTGCTACCTATGAAAGAGGTGTGGAAGATGAAACCTACTCCTGTGGTACCGGGGTTACGGCAGTGGCCCTCAGCTTCTCGTTAAAACAAAATTTACATGGAAAAAATATCATACAAATAACAACAAAAGGCGGTCATTTGAAAGTTGAATTTGAAAGAATTCTTGATAATCAATTTACAAATATCTGGCTGTCAGGACCTGCTGAAAAAGTGTATGAAGGGGAGATTTTGCTGTAA
- a CDS encoding DUF2905 domain-containing protein produces the protein MNQDTGKWIILAGLLIAIGGIVWYFFGDKLGFLGNLPGDFKVEKENFRFYFPLTTMILISVLINIIIRIVKYFNIP, from the coding sequence ATGAATCAGGATACCGGAAAATGGATCATTCTGGCCGGACTTCTGATCGCTATAGGAGGTATCGTATGGTATTTTTTTGGTGATAAACTAGGATTTCTTGGCAATTTGCCCGGTGACTTTAAAGTAGAAAAAGAAAATTTCAGATTTTACTTTCCGCTTACTACCATGATATTGATAAGTGTTCTCATCAATATCATCATACGAATTGTAAAATATTTCAACATTCCGTAG